From the Anguilla anguilla isolate fAngAng1 chromosome 8, fAngAng1.pri, whole genome shotgun sequence genome, one window contains:
- the LOC118232761 gene encoding corticoliberin-like has protein sequence MKLAFLVFTVVLLVAVLPRYESRAIENPGAVQSASSDPQSDLQKLSLPILLRLGEEYFLRLGSANQNPQVFMPPDASSTTVKRALQLQLTQRLLQGKVANIRRFASSNTDQLDDSMERGKRTDDPPISLDLTFHLLREVLEMARAEQLAQQAHSNRKMMDIFGK, from the coding sequence ATGAAGCTAGCGTTCCTGGTCTTCACCGTCGTACTGCTTGTCGCCGTCCTACCTCGTTATGAAAGTAGAGCTATCGAAAACCCCGGCGCTGTTCAGTCAGCTTCTTCTGATCCACAATCTGACCTACAGAAGCTATCTCTTCCCATTCTTTTGCGACTAGGAGAGGAGTACTTCCTTAGGCTCGGCAGCGCGAACCAGAACCCACAAGTGTTCATGCCCCCAGACGCGTCCTCCACAACTGTCAAGAGAGCGCTGCAGCTACAGCTCACCCAGCGTCTGTTGCAAGGCAAAGTTGCCAACATCCGTCGGTTCGCGAGCAGCAACACCGACCAGCTCGACGACtcgatggaaagaggaaagcgGACCGACGATCCCCCAATTTCACTGGATCTGACGTTCCACTTGCTTCGAGAAGTACTAGAAATGGCTCGAGCTGAACAGTTAGCTCAACAAGCGCATAGCAACCGAAAAATGATGGACATTTTCGGCAAATGA